One genomic region from Gossypium hirsutum isolate 1008001.06 chromosome D13, Gossypium_hirsutum_v2.1, whole genome shotgun sequence encodes:
- the LOC107918574 gene encoding tyrosine-protein phosphatase DSP3, whose protein sequence is MGCIIEEDDGDDVVMEPPPNFSMVEEGIYRSSCPRPCNFSFLETLNLRSIIYLCPEPYPEENLEYIRSHNIRLFQFGIEGKTEPSLATLKDAIRGALKILIDVRNHPVLIHCKRGKHRTGSLVGCLRKLQNWCLSSVFQEYQHFAGIKSRDADMKFIETFDVLYLRQCLHSIIYQYQGYGSKKRRLLYREDNVQKPRITSI, encoded by the exons ATGGGGTGCATTATAGAAGAAGATGATGGAGACGACGTCGTAATGGAGCCGCCACCTAATTTTTCTATGGTGGAAGAAGGCATTTACAGATCTAGTTGCCCTCGACCCTGCAATTTCTCCTTCTTAGAAACCCTAAATCTTCGATCCATCAT ATATTTGTGCCCGGAGCCCTATCCTGAGGAAAATTTGGAGTATATTCGATCTCATAATATCCGGCTTTTCCAGTTTGGGATTGAAGGGAAAACG GAGCCTTCACTTGCTACTCTCAAGGATGCCATCAGGGGAGCTCTTAAGATCTTAATTG ATGTGAGAAATCATCCAGTTTTGATCCATTGCAAACGCGGAAAG CATCGGACAGGTAGCCTTGTTGGTTGCTTGAGGAAGTTGCAGAATTGGTGCTTGTCATCTGTATTTCAGGAGTACCAACATTTTGCTGGCATCAAATCACGGGATGCCGACATGAAGTTTATTGAAACATTCGATGTGTTATACCTGAGGCAGTGTCTTCACAGCATCATATATCAGTACCAAGGCTATGGTTCAAAAAAGAGGCGCTTACTTTACAGAGAAGACAATGTACAGAAGCCCCGAATAACTTCGATTTAA
- the LOC107918938 gene encoding L10-interacting MYB domain-containing protein-like: MVKTRNFVEGDSSLATKAVWDDELTLIFCELCVNEVNAGNRPTTHLNSKGWENVIALFQAKTQKNYGKPQLKNKWDTLKKEWRLWRELLKESTGIGWCPTKKTVDATEEWWAAKIQENPDFKGFKKKGIEPRLNELMWQMFGGIVATGENAWAPSSGVLPSGVPMGDDAPNEGFGDSDEHSNENEGIPPDEVPSNPSHEIPNRRKQTLGAIHGKGKKSSSSRKSSRNTLTTQIEKLCESMASPRKSVNEIIFPHSQYTISNAMDALRALGDEIPKRDELYYFATKMFQIPVKREMFLNLDPDDRVWWLRREYAKQNPIASFSSLVATSSFPFQPYHQPPPPSTP, translated from the exons ATGGTAAAGACACGAAATTTTGTGGAAGGAGATAGTAGCTTAGCAACAAAAGCTGTTTGGGATGATGAGCTGACAttgatattttgtgaactttgcgtgaatgaagtcaatgctggtaatagaccgacaactcatctaaactcaaaaggatgggaaaatgtcattgctctttttcaagcaaaaacacaaaaaaattatggaaaacctcaattgaaaaataagtgggATACATTAAAAAAGGAATGGAGGTTATGGAGGGAGTTGCTTAAGGAATCTACAGGTATTGGATGGTGTCCAACTAAAAAGACGGTTGATGCTACCGAAGAATGGTGGGCTGCAAAAATACAG gaaaatcctgattttaaaggatttaagaagaaaggaattgagccacgattgaatgagttaatgtgGCAAATGTTTGGTGGCATTGTAGCCACCGGAGAGAACGCATGGGCACCTTCGTCTGGTGTTCTTCCAAGTGGGGTTCCTATGGGAGATGATGCACCTAATGAGGGATTTGGTGATTCAGATGAACATAGTAACGAGAATGAGGGTATTCCCCCTGATGAGGTACCATCAAACCCTTCTCATGAAATCCCTAATCGAAGAAAGCAAACACTTGGGGCTATACATGGTAagggaaaaaaatcaagttcaagtagaaaatcatcaagaaatacattaactactcagattgagaaattgtgtgagagtatggctagtccaaggaagtcagtgaatgaaattatttttcctcactctcaatatactatttcaaatgcaatggatgctttgcgtgctttgggagatgaaattccaaaaaGAGATGAATTGTACTATTTTGCCACCAAAATGTTCCAAATACCGGTGAAAcgagaaatgtttttgaacttagatccagatgatagggtttggtggcttcgacgtgagtatgctaaacaaaatccaattgcatcattttcatccttgGTAGCAACATCCTCATTTCCCTTCCAACCATACCATCAACCACCTCCACCATCAACTCCTTAG
- the LOC107920166 gene encoding zinc finger CCCH domain-containing protein ZFN-like: MEFSFDAGIPMSRTATAAVPVTEGSSLSPSLNQDAMWQMNLRSSETMESSPYPERPGEPDCSYYIRTGLCRFGATCHFNHPPNRKLAIAAARMKGEFPERVGQPECQYYLKTGTCKFGATCKFHHPRDKAGIAGRVSLNILGYPLRPNETECAYYLRTGQCKFGSTCKFHHPQPTNMMVSLRGSPIYQTVPSPTTPGQQSYPGGITNWSRASFIPNPHWQGPSSYASLILPQGMVSVPGWNAYSGQLASVSSSENLQQTNVNHQIHGTPRQNESATAGSQASFSELRSSSVPVGVYALQRENVFPERPGEPECQFYMKTGDCKFGAVCKFHHPRERVLPAPDCVLSPIGLPLRPGEPLCIFYSRYGICKFGPSCKFNHPMGIFTYNYSPSSPSDAPVHCFLGSSSGTAGLNLSSEGLVEAVPTKPRRLSLSKNRQLSPSDDDIDAEG; encoded by the exons ATGGAATTCTCATTCGATGCTGGAATTCCGATGTCACGAACAGCAACGGCGGCCGTGCCTGTCACTGAAGGATCCTCGCTTTCACCTTCGTTGAATCaag ATGCCATGTGGCAAATGAACTTGAGATCCAGTGAAACGATGGAATCTAGTCCCTATCCTGAGCGTCCAGGAGAACCTGATTGTTCTTATTATATCAGGACAGGCCTTTGTAGATTTGGGGCGACATGTCATTTTAATCATCCTCCTAACCGGAAACTG GCTATCGCTGCTGCAAGAATGAAGGGAGAGTTTCCAGAAAGAGTAGGACAACCTGAATGCCAG TACTACCTGAAAACAGGAACTTGCAAATTTGGAGCTACATGCAAGTTTCATCATCCTAGAGACAAAGCTGGGATAGCTGGCAGAGTTTCCTTAAATATTTTGGGCTATCCTCTTCGCCCG AATGAGACTGAATGTGCTTATTATCTAAGAACTGGACAATGCAAGTTCGGGAGCACTTGTAAATTTCACCATCCTCAACCAACTAATATGATGGTTTCATTGCGTGGCTCTCCTATTTATCAAACTGTCCCTTCTCCAACCACTCCTGGTCAGCAGTCATATCCAGGAGGAATTACAAATTGGTCAAGAGCATCTTTCATTCCCAACCCTCATTGGCAAGGTCCTTCAAGTTATGCATCCTTGATTTTACCACAAGGGATGGTTTCAGTTCCAGGCTGGAATGCTTATAGT GGTCAACTGGCATCAGTCTCTTCTTCAGAGAACCTGCAGCAGACAAATGTAAATCACCAAATTCATGGAACCCCTCGCCAGAATGAATCAGCAACTGCAGGATCCCAAGCATCCTTTTCTGAGTTACGCTCCAGTTCTGTCCCTGTAGGCGTTTATGCATTGCAGAGGGAGAATGTATTCCCTGAGAGACCTGGCGAGCCTGAGTGCCAATTTTACATGAAGACTGGTGATTGTAAATTTGGTGCAGTTTGTAAGTTCCATCACCCAAGAGAGAGAGTTCTTCCTGCCCCTGATTGTGTGTTGAGTCCTATAGGCCTTCCTTTACGCCCG GGTGAACCTCTATGCATATTCTATTCTCGATATGGAATTTGCAAATTTGGTCCAAGTTGCAAGTTTAACCATCCCATGGGAATTTTCACATACAATTACTCACCATCATCTCCATCTGATGCCCCAGTTCACTGTTTCTTGGGGTCATCGTCAGGAACTGCTGGGTTAAACCTGTCATCAGAGGGGCTTGTTGAAGCAGTCCCTACAAAGCCCAGGCGTCTATCACTGTCCAAAAATAGACAGTTGTCTCCCAGTGATGATGATATTGATGCTGAGGGATAA